The DNA sequence TTCAGTCTGACTTCCTCTAAGCTCCATAATTTCCTCCATGTTGTTGTTACTAACTGATGCTCATTATAACAGGTGCACCGTCGATTCAAAGCCCGTTCATAGATATAAAACAAATTTATACCGGGACAAAATAAGAATAATTGACAGCAGGCATATCCTGTCAATCATCAACCGATCCAGACAGGTTTTGTGCAAATCCGACCTGTCTTTTATGCCGGCGGTCATGATGAATGTTTCGAAGTCCGTCAACACAGCCGTTCATGTCGAACATGTATGTGTTAACCGCGCGCGGTGCCTTTCTTATAAAACGGCAGATCGGTGACAGTCGCCGGGAATCTGCTGCCGCGAATTTCAACATCAAGCGTGGTCCCGATTGCGGCGGCATCCGTTTTCACGAACGCGAGCGCAATGGCTTTACTGAGACTCGGCGAAACGGAGCCGCTGGTAACTATGCCGGTTTTTTCTCCGTTAAAAAAAACACTGTCACCGGCGCGTGCGGCACGGCGGGTTTCGAATGTGAGTGCAACAAGAAATTCCGGCGGATTTCCGAGCTCGCGCTTTACCGCGTCTTCACCGATATACCCGCCGGTTTTACGCAAAAACGCACCGCGCGTTACCGCCACCGGTGTGCGGTCGGCAGAAAGTTCATGTCCGTAAAGCGAATAACCCATCTCAAGGCGCAGCGTGTCGCGTGCGCCGAGTCCGACCGGCCGCACAAGTTCACAGTCGAGCAGCGCGCGCCAGACGTGCACTGCACGATCCGCCGGGAAATAGAGTTCATAACCGAATTCGCCGGTGTAACCGGTGCGGCTGATAAGCATTTCCGTATCGAAAACGCGGTGCGTTTCGATGCGGAAATAGCCGGGATCCGGCGCGGCGCGGCCGCTCGCTTTTTCAAATGCTTCGCGCGCGCGCGGCCCCTGCAGATCCAGTTTGGCCATATCAGCGGACAGGTCGGTAAATTTTGTTTCCGGCGACAGATGGCTGCGAATCCATTCTGCATCGGCAGCGCACGTTCCGGCATTCACAACGAGCATATAGCGTTCCTGATCGAGGCGGTAGCAGGTTAAGTCGTCAATCACGCCGCCCCGTCCGTTCAGCATAAATCCATAGCGGCATTGTCCGGCTTCGAGCGACAGCACGTTCATCGTCAGCAGTTTTTCAAGATCAGCTGCTGCTGTAACTCCGGAGAGTTCAAATTCACCCATGTGGCAGATATCAAACAATCCGGCGCTTGTGCGCGTATGTTCGTGTTCGGCGAGAATACCTTCATACTGAATCGGCATATCCCAGCCGCCGAATTCAGCCATGCGTGCGCGCAGGTTTATATGTTCCTCGTGGAGCGGGGTTTTTTTCACAATGCGCTCAACTCCTTCCAGGTAAATTGCGGCACACCGGCAACTGCGCGCCCGCTCCCGTTTTTAATCATAATGACAGCACAGCCGGCACCGCGTGCAGCGGTGATTCCGGCGCAGCTGTCTTCAAACACCAACACATTTTCCGGCGACTGCCGCAACCGTTTAAGTGCCAGCCGATACATTTCCGGATCAGGTTTGCGGTGCTGTACATCCTCGGCGGTGCAAATAACGTTAAACACACCGGCGAGTCCGGTTTTGCTCAGCGCATTGTCGACAAATTCCCGCGGCGAATTACTCGCCAGCGCCAGTGGGATTTTTCCGTGCCACGCCGTTATAAAATTTCCGGCGCCGGACAGCAGTTCTGCTTTAAAATTCCGTTTTACATGTTCGCGCTTCAGTGCCAGCACATCCGCCGGATTTAAATTCAGTTTGTGCCGTGCGGAAAGCACCGGCGCGAACCGGCTTGTGTGCGATTCAAAAAATTCGCGGAGCTCCGCATCCGTAATCCGGTAGCCGCTGAGTTTTTCTACCGCCCAGGCAAAGCCGGCAGCGTGATATTTTTCGGAATCGATCAGCGTTCCGTCGAGATCAAAAATGAATGCGCAATACTGTGTAACATCCGGTTTCATCAATGTGATGAATTTCGTGTATTCCACCGCCTCTGGAAAGAACCTTTTGCGAGTTTCTTTTAAACCCGCCGGCAATATCCCGGTGCGGCACATACATGTATGCTCAACATATTTTAATTTTCAGAACACCCGCGCCGGCAAAATTTTTCTCCGGCAGCACATATTCCGCTTTCTCTAAAAAGAATCTTTTGAGAGATTTGTTCCCATGTTTGCGGCCGTTGAAATACGAAAGAAAAACGCCGGCATTTTTGCACTGGCGGCGCTCGCAGGAATTTTGATTCTGTTCGCTTTCTATTCGCCCTGGAAATCCGCCGGCGGGGATTTAATCAGCGACGGAAGTTTTGAAACGGCGGAATCAACAGAACAGTGGACCGGCTGGAGCGAACGTGCAGAACGGCTTGCCGGCGCCGGCTACAAAAATTCCACAGGGATTAAACTGACCGCCTCACCGGGGAAACGCGGAGACCTTTACATCACCGTCACCAATCTCGCCGGATGTGATGCCTTCATTGCAATCGCACGTGCCAGAACTGAAGGCGAAATGATCATTGATGATTCCGGCTGGCGCCTGCCGCGTGGAATTTTTTTCTACCGTACCGCCGCCGGACGCGGGATCTGGAGCGAAAACCATACGTTTTTCCGCCTGGATAAACCGGTGCGGTGGAAAAAATACTCTGAAGTATTCCCCGTCGTGCGAGACACGGTCGATGCGCGGCTCCACTTACAAAACCTCGCGCCAGGCGGTGTGCTGTATGTTGACGATGTTTCACTGATTCCTGCTCACCGCCGCACATCCGCAACTCCGGTATTCACCGGCGCACTGCTGCTGTGGGCGGCCGCATTCATCTATGCACTGCGCGCATGTGCACCGTGGAAAAAACGCGGCGGAATGCTGATGACCGCAATTGCATTGCTGATTGTCCTCGGCTCGGCTGTTCCGGGACGCGTGCTCGACAGAGGAATCCACGTTGTTGCATCATTTGTTCAGCATCCTGCAGAAGTTGTCACGCCGGCAAAAATGCCATCCAAAGACGCGCACGGAGATCGTGCTTCTCCGGCAGCATCAGCCGTGTTAAAACCCCCGCCGCCGGAAAAAACTCCACTGAAGTCCCAAACACTGTACGGCAACCGCATCGTCGGTACGGTTCACCTTCATGGACACTTTATCCTGTTCACCCTGCTGGCGGCAGTGAGTGCATTTTCCT is a window from the Kiritimatiellales bacterium genome containing:
- the gcvT gene encoding glycine cleavage system aminomethyltransferase GcvT; this translates as MKKTPLHEEHINLRARMAEFGGWDMPIQYEGILAEHEHTRTSAGLFDICHMGEFELSGVTAAADLEKLLTMNVLSLEAGQCRYGFMLNGRGGVIDDLTCYRLDQERYMLVVNAGTCAADAEWIRSHLSPETKFTDLSADMAKLDLQGPRAREAFEKASGRAAPDPGYFRIETHRVFDTEMLISRTGYTGEFGYELYFPADRAVHVWRALLDCELVRPVGLGARDTLRLEMGYSLYGHELSADRTPVAVTRGAFLRKTGGYIGEDAVKRELGNPPEFLVALTFETRRAARAGDSVFFNGEKTGIVTSGSVSPSLSKAIALAFVKTDAAAIGTTLDVEIRGSRFPATVTDLPFYKKGTARG
- a CDS encoding HAD family phosphatase, whose product is MEYTKFITLMKPDVTQYCAFIFDLDGTLIDSEKYHAAGFAWAVEKLSGYRITDAELREFFESHTSRFAPVLSARHKLNLNPADVLALKREHVKRNFKAELLSGAGNFITAWHGKIPLALASNSPREFVDNALSKTGLAGVFNVICTAEDVQHRKPDPEMYRLALKRLRQSPENVLVFEDSCAGITAARGAGCAVIMIKNGSGRAVAGVPQFTWKELSAL
- a CDS encoding VanZ family protein, with the protein product MFAAVEIRKKNAGIFALAALAGILILFAFYSPWKSAGGDLISDGSFETAESTEQWTGWSERAERLAGAGYKNSTGIKLTASPGKRGDLYITVTNLAGCDAFIAIARARTEGEMIIDDSGWRLPRGIFFYRTAAGRGIWSENHTFFRLDKPVRWKKYSEVFPVVRDTVDARLHLQNLAPGGVLYVDDVSLIPAHRRTSATPVFTGALLLWAAAFIYALRACAPWKKRGGMLMTAIALLIVLGSAVPGRVLDRGIHVVASFVQHPAEVVTPAKMPSKDAHGDRASPAASAVLKPPPPEKTPLKSQTLYGNRIVGTVHLHGHFILFTLLAAVSAFSWRTLLPVAGGLLIFSAAVETLQLMIPDRGASLSDFWINIAGCSAGLILYTGALLTYLFIRSIFRAVNFSRAKIAK